The Stigmatella aurantiaca genomic sequence TCCAAGGCCGCCAACTTCCGGCTGCCGTTCATCGGCTGGAACATGACGCTCAACCGCTACGTGCCCCTGGTGCGCGGCGACCGGGAGAGCGTCGGGCGGATGATGGTGGAGTGTGAGAAGTGGCTCCTCCGGGGCGTGCCCATCCTCATGTTCCCCGAGGGAACGCGCTCCCCGGACGGCCACATCAAGGCCTTCAAGGAGGGGGCCTTCCACCTCGCGGTGAAGTTGCAGTGCCCCGTCATCCCCGTGGTCCTCACGGGCACCGCGCGGACCCTGCCCAAGCATGGCCTGAAGCTTCAGACCCGGGCCCGGTGCCACGTGCGGGTGCTGCCCCCCGTGAAGCCCGCGGACCATGGCAACAGCGTGCCGGAGCTGCTGGAGCACGTGCGCACCCTCATGATCGAGGAGAAGGCCCGCATGGATGCGGCGCAGCTGGGGACTCCCCGCTGATCAGAGGGAGGCGGAGGGCCAGAAGGGCACGGCCTTGCCCGGGGGCGTGAGCCATACGGACTCCAGGAGCCGCAGCGCCTCCTGGTCCCCCGCGTGGTGGGCCGTGCCCGGGAGCTGCGCGGCCAGCAGCAGGCCCGCGAGGAGCGCCCCCCCCGCCAGCACCGCCCCCGTGGGCCGGGTGTGCTCCGGTGAGCCCAGCCGAAGGAAGGCCCAGGCCGCCATCGTCAGCAAGGCCAGGAGCAGGGGGGCGGCCGCCAGCGGTTGGGGGACGCCCCAGAAGCTCAGCACGGTGGGCGTCAGGTAGCCCGCCTTCAGCAGGGGGACGGTCAGGGCGAGGAGCGCGCTGGAGACCTGGTCCGGCACGTAGTTGATGAGCGTCACCGCGCCGGTGATGAGGATGGACACCGCGCATGCCGCCGCCGCGGCGCCCAGCAGCCCGGGGTGGTGGCTCGCGCGCAAGCGCTCCAGGAGCCAGGCAATGGGCAGCAGCAGGAAGGGCACGAGCCCGGTCAGGTGCCGGGGGCCTGTCGTCCACCCCCACGAGTCATAGGAGAACGACGAGGTGAAGTAGGTGTACCCGGCCAGGAGCACCGCCGTGAGCCAGAAAAGCGCCCGCCACTCTCCGGAGGCCCGGGCCTCCCGCCGCATGAGGACGAGGCCCGGCAGGGCCAGCAGCAGGAAGGGCGACAGGGTGAACAGCCCGCGCAGCGGTGAGAAGAACGAGAGCAGGAATGCGCGGGGATCCGGATAGCGGATGCCCAGGAAGCCCCCCAGGTGCCACGGCTGGTAGGCCGCGTCGTTGAGGTACTTGTATCCGCTCGCCAGCGGGTGTCCGAAGGTTGCCTGGTGGTAGAGCATCAGCGCGGCGACGAAGGGCAGGGCGCCCAGCGTGGCCAGGCCCAGGGCCCGTCCCATGCGCACGAGCCGGGTCCGCCACGGCTCCGGGCGCCCCAGCAGGCCGAGCGCCGCGTACAGCACCAGTCCCCCCACCCCCAGCGCGCCTGTGTACTCGGCCGCCACCGTGGCCCCCGCGAAGGCTCCGGCCACGAGGTAGCCGCGCTCCCGCCACTCGTCCCGCGCGCACCGCCACAGGGCATAGAAGCCCCCGAAGAGCAGCACCGCCGTGGGCTGATGGCTCATGAAGAGCAAGGAGTAGCTGTAGGCCAGGGAGCCCAGCCCGTACGTCACCGTCACCCCGTCCGAGACGGCGGGGCTCACGTAGGCGAGCAGGAAGCGGCGCACGGCCCACAGCATCGCCAGGGTGGGCAGGACCGTGAGCAAGAGCCGGCTGAAGAAGACCAGCGGGATTTCGGGCACCGCGTACCGGAACCCTCCGCCCGCGGCCCTCAGCGCCGCATAGAGCGGCACCGCCGCGAAGGACATCAGCGGCGCCTTGGAGGGGTAGTACTTCCCGTCCTTCACCGACAGGTCCCCCACATAGCCGTAGTCCCGCAGCGCCTGGTTGATGTCCAGCGTGCCGTATTCGACCAGCGCCCGGGTCTGCCACAGCCGGCACAGCTCGTTGGGCGAGCGCAGGCCGGGGTGGTAGGGGAACGCCAGCACGTACAGCGCGGCCAGCACGGCCCAGACCCAGCGGGAGGTCCGGACCGGGGCCGGAGCGGGCGGCGGGGCGGGGGACCGCGTCACGGCGTCAGCCGGCCGTTTCCGTGACGCGGGCCACGGCGAACAGGCTCATTCCCACCGGCAGCTTCACGTGCCGCTCCGTCTGCGCAAGCAGCGGTGCCAGCTGGTCGTACAGCTTGAGCTGGAACTTGGGCATCGCGCGCCGGCGCAGCAGCCGGCTGTTCACGAACCAGCCCGGGATGCCCACCAGGTTCATCCACTCCAGCGTGTCCACCGTGAAGCCGCCTGCCTCCAGCACCTCGCGCAGCGCCTTCGGCGTGTAGCGCCGGTAGTGGCCCACCGCCTCGTCCATCGAGCCGAAGAGCTGCGGCAGCGCGGGCACCAGGATGACCACCTTGCCGCCCACCGGGAGAATCTGCCGGAAGCGGCGCACCGCCGCCGCGTCATCCGGGATGTGCTCCAGCACGTTGGACAGGACG encodes the following:
- a CDS encoding lysophospholipid acyltransferase family protein: MPVPHPAPRWAAPAFSLPGKQACGTLPRTIRLLFSIVFWSFFVLSSLGFYLGALVLWVMTLPFDRNGRILHLYSCFWAQLYIYANPLWSCRVEGREHLPWRGAAVLVANHESLGDILVLFGLYRPFKWVSKAANFRLPFIGWNMTLNRYVPLVRGDRESVGRMMVECEKWLLRGVPILMFPEGTRSPDGHIKAFKEGAFHLAVKLQCPVIPVVLTGTARTLPKHGLKLQTRARCHVRVLPPVKPADHGNSVPELLEHVRTLMIEEKARMDAAQLGTPR